A window of the Polaribacter sp. HaHaR_3_91 genome harbors these coding sequences:
- a CDS encoding TfoX/Sxy family protein: protein MAYSEYLADRVSQFLKEKSVFFITKKMMGGLLFMVDDKMYVAVIKEEIMARINPDVYEESLVKDGCNKMNFTGKPMKGFVFLSEEAVDLEEDLNYWLQLALDFNPLAKASKKRKSSKKLI from the coding sequence ATGGCTTATAGTGAATATTTAGCAGATAGAGTTTCTCAATTTTTAAAAGAGAAAAGTGTTTTCTTTATCACTAAAAAGATGATGGGAGGCTTATTATTTATGGTAGATGATAAAATGTATGTTGCTGTAATAAAAGAGGAAATTATGGCACGTATTAATCCTGATGTTTATGAAGAATCTTTAGTAAAGGATGGTTGTAATAAAATGAATTTTACAGGAAAACCGATGAAAGGTTTTGTATTTCTCTCTGAAGAAGCGGTAGATTTAGAGGAAGACCTAAACTATTGGTTGCAGTTGGCCTTAGATTTTAATCCGCTAGCAAAAGCGAGTAAAAAAAGAAAATCCTCTAAAAAATTAATTTAG
- a CDS encoding DUF4136 domain-containing protein: MKKVQYFILLLLMSCSTSKVITDYDENTNFKEYKTYAFFDDIGAGLNEFDVDRAADALFEEMGELGFNEVEKPNFYINFKAKTSAPKVTNTIAIGLGSGGRNGGIGVSGGIPIGGKKLDEEIMVEFVDAKTNQLFWEGILTSTIKEKRSPEKRILYFKEVFHKILQSYPLK; this comes from the coding sequence ATGAAAAAAGTCCAATACTTCATTTTACTCTTATTAATGAGTTGCTCAACATCTAAAGTAATAACAGATTATGATGAGAATACCAACTTTAAGGAATATAAAACCTATGCTTTTTTTGATGATATTGGTGCAGGTTTAAATGAATTTGATGTAGATAGGGCAGCAGATGCTCTATTTGAAGAAATGGGAGAATTAGGATTCAATGAGGTAGAAAAACCAAATTTTTATATCAATTTTAAGGCAAAAACATCAGCACCTAAAGTTACTAATACTATTGCAATTGGTTTAGGAAGTGGAGGAAGAAATGGTGGAATTGGAGTTTCTGGCGGAATACCAATTGGCGGAAAAAAACTCGATGAAGAAATAATGGTAGAATTTGTAGATGCCAAAACCAACCAGCTTTTTTGGGAAGGAATTTTAACATCAACTATAAAAGAGAAAAGAAGTCCAGAAAAAAGAATACTTTATTTTAAAGAAGTTTTTCATAAAATATTACAAAGTTATCCGCTTAAATAA
- a CDS encoding M28 family peptidase: MKKLNLVYVLLFAVIISCKESSKVVKTKKKVATIDSITVKKHLYTLASDDMEGRKSGTPGIEKAAKYIENEFKRIGLTTYDTLKNYRQTFTFSDKRSKKEITTSNIIGILEGKSKKNEIVVISAHYDHLGISKKEGQLDSIYNGANDDASGVTGILALAEYFKMKANNERTILFVAFTAEEMGLIGSTHFGKGIDADKFVAGINLEMIGKVPSFGPNTAWLTGFERSDFGKIIQKNLEGTGYQLFADPYKKFNLFFRSDNASLARLGVPSHTFSTTPIDVDKDYHQVSDEVETLNMTVITETIKAVAKGTESIISGKDTPTRVVIKENK, translated from the coding sequence ATGAAGAAATTGAATTTAGTTTATGTCCTTTTGTTTGCAGTTATTATTTCTTGTAAAGAAAGTTCCAAAGTAGTTAAAACGAAAAAAAAGGTAGCAACGATAGATTCTATTACTGTAAAAAAACACCTTTATACACTAGCTTCGGATGATATGGAAGGTAGAAAATCTGGAACACCAGGAATTGAAAAAGCGGCTAAATACATAGAAAATGAATTTAAAAGAATTGGTTTAACCACTTATGATACTCTAAAAAATTATAGACAAACGTTTACGTTTAGCGATAAAAGGTCTAAAAAAGAAATTACAACCAGTAATATTATCGGAATTTTAGAAGGGAAATCTAAGAAAAATGAAATTGTAGTTATTTCTGCCCATTATGATCATTTAGGAATTAGTAAAAAAGAAGGGCAATTAGATAGTATTTATAATGGTGCAAATGATGATGCTTCTGGAGTAACAGGAATTTTAGCATTGGCCGAATACTTTAAAATGAAAGCAAACAATGAAAGAACCATTCTTTTTGTGGCCTTTACGGCTGAAGAAATGGGATTAATTGGTTCTACGCATTTTGGAAAAGGTATTGATGCAGATAAGTTTGTTGCAGGTATTAATTTAGAAATGATTGGTAAAGTGCCAAGTTTTGGTCCAAATACTGCTTGGTTAACAGGTTTTGAAAGATCTGATTTCGGAAAAATTATTCAGAAGAATTTAGAAGGAACCGGTTATCAACTATTTGCAGATCCGTATAAAAAGTTTAATTTATTTTTTAGATCAGACAATGCCTCTTTGGCGAGATTAGGTGTGCCTTCTCATACTTTTTCTACAACACCAATAGATGTTGATAAAGATTACCACCAAGTATCAGATGAAGTAGAAACTTTAAATATGACGGTTATTACAGAAACCATAAAGGCGGTTGCTAAAGGAACAGAGAGTATTATTAGTGGAAAAGATACGCCTACAAGAGTTGTGATTAAAGAAAATAAATAA
- the kdsA gene encoding 3-deoxy-8-phosphooctulonate synthase has translation MDLSLIPNIKHLNSNNFFLLAGPCAIESEEMAMRIAEKVITITDKLEIPYIFKGSFKKANRSRIDSFTGIGDEKALKILRKVSETFNVPTVTDIHEVSDAIKAAEYVDVLQIPAFLVRQTDLVVAAAQTGKVVNLKKGQFMSPGAMKHAVQKVKDAGSEKAWITDRGTMFGYQDMIVDFRGIPEMRKFAPTILDVTHSLQQPNQEAGVTGGRPDMIETIARAGIVNNVDGLFIETHFDPANAKSDGANMLHLDNLEGLLTNLVAIRKTINSL, from the coding sequence ATGGATTTATCTCTTATACCAAACATAAAACACTTAAACTCAAATAACTTTTTTTTACTTGCAGGTCCTTGTGCCATAGAAAGTGAAGAAATGGCTATGAGAATTGCTGAAAAAGTAATTACAATTACAGACAAATTAGAAATTCCTTATATTTTTAAGGGGAGTTTTAAAAAAGCAAATAGAAGTAGAATTGATAGCTTTACAGGAATTGGAGATGAAAAAGCATTGAAAATTTTACGTAAAGTTTCAGAAACTTTTAATGTACCAACTGTTACCGATATTCATGAAGTCTCAGATGCTATAAAAGCCGCAGAATATGTAGATGTTTTACAGATTCCTGCTTTTTTAGTGCGCCAAACAGATTTAGTGGTTGCAGCTGCACAAACTGGTAAGGTTGTCAACCTAAAAAAAGGGCAATTTATGAGCCCTGGTGCTATGAAACACGCAGTACAAAAAGTAAAAGATGCAGGATCTGAAAAAGCTTGGATTACAGATAGAGGTACTATGTTTGGTTACCAAGACATGATTGTAGATTTTAGAGGAATCCCAGAAATGAGAAAATTTGCTCCTACAATTTTAGACGTTACGCATTCTTTACAACAACCAAATCAAGAAGCTGGTGTTACTGGTGGAAGACCAGATATGATTGAAACTATTGCCAGAGCCGGAATTGTAAATAATGTTGATGGTTTATTTATTGAAACTCATTTTGACCCTGCAAATGCAAAATCTGACGGAGCAAACATGTTACATTTAGACAATTTAGAAGGTTTATTAACCAACTTGGTTGCTATTAGAAAAACGATTAATAGTTTATAA
- a CDS encoding DUF1801 domain-containing protein — MKPAEEYILNQPEPFKSILMHLQILIETNFPEVDLQFKWKMPFYYLDEKPFCYLNPSKKKGYVDVGFWVSAHLTKYNEHLISENRKVIKSLRYTSIDAINEEILLSVLAEAHQLKEKGFYKRK, encoded by the coding sequence ATGAAACCTGCAGAAGAATACATTTTAAACCAACCAGAACCTTTCAAATCCATTTTAATGCATTTGCAGATTTTAATTGAAACTAATTTCCCTGAAGTTGATTTACAATTTAAATGGAAAATGCCTTTTTATTATTTAGATGAAAAGCCATTTTGTTATTTAAATCCTTCAAAGAAAAAAGGATATGTAGATGTTGGTTTTTGGGTTTCTGCTCATTTAACAAAATACAATGAGCATTTAATTTCAGAAAATAGAAAGGTTATAAAATCACTTCGTTATACTTCTATTGATGCTATTAATGAAGAAATTTTACTATCTGTTTTAGCCGAAGCGCATCAACTTAAAGAAAAAGGATTTTATAAAAGAAAATAA
- a CDS encoding transcriptional regulator — translation MKNIILNINKAFDHRIRLGIMSVLMVNEYADFNTLKELLGATDGNLASHTKALEKVDFIKVEKQFIGRKPNTKYLATELGKMEFKKHIEALEKLIKNK, via the coding sequence TTGAAAAATATAATTCTAAATATAAATAAAGCTTTTGATCATCGAATACGACTTGGTATTATGTCTGTTTTGATGGTGAATGAATATGCAGATTTTAATACTTTAAAAGAATTATTAGGTGCCACAGATGGTAATTTAGCAAGTCATACAAAAGCTTTAGAAAAAGTAGATTTTATAAAGGTTGAAAAACAGTTTATTGGCAGAAAACCAAACACAAAATACTTAGCAACCGAATTAGGTAAAATGGAATTTAAAAAGCACATTGAAGCACTGGAAAAATTAATTAAAAATAAATAA